A window of Triplophysa dalaica isolate WHDGS20190420 chromosome 7, ASM1584641v1, whole genome shotgun sequence contains these coding sequences:
- the LOC130426833 gene encoding mitogen-activated protein kinase kinase kinase 14-like, whose translation MPRILNSTVPFSHMVQRDMKNLACLSSSPMSHTDSKRGDLDKNYQQTNFILWINQGTAYHGCTHGTEKQSIIAQAECESQDSQEFCPNGSHKNRVHVSVSSSSLLSSVSHGRPRKKRRKRQRRIRVEKESQERDGVRGLTGVPEQDSGLVQVADSVCSSSSSYPSRALITERVSVQETEAPSYPYQCEARQTSFPRQSSCQRYTQESETECPLGVTALRDFVTTEDRFFAHGFVKDVLREDRERDEDEREESDKNEGILFKEGLQPVNFEYREGREYERCAFLKEGSFGEVFSVKDKGTGFMCAAKKVPLVSFSSEEVGSWSVLQSPRVVEFFGVVREGPSIILFMDLKSSSVGQLLVERGRLPEDLSLHYLHQVAGALDHLHRKRVLHLDIKADNVLLSEDGKDAFLCDFGQSERTDQQGRSFCRGLKGTETHMAPEVVMAEPRSSKADIWSSCCMLLHMLNGCHPWTRYYSRPLCLKIATEPPPLREIPHDCSSHTADVIKAGLQKDPNQRVSAIDLIAKTAKALKEVGGFSSPARGGTYQKPLGRPEEPDSAHSTTPTTSQNTASSHSSKLQWMSSEQNRRDDAEKQVEKPDEGSQWKQTEDRRDEGQSPPQSLIHIQAPSPEPQINNKTETEPTGTNEQWRLERDFYLSSLSLPHSPELQEQLLSCLSSDCISTREYWDKDSGRWSDSLGDDLSSGVFSYNSQQDGQSFNRDWLVPTHHPPRCFEGVDVHIRDFNGKCLHIRETPRVNIGHIAKGISDQISEKVFSLQTENGCSVVHEKEVSEGSLFLRCVSAPDCSHYHQNGHTPCCTMAWSWRIKDGVLETRD comes from the exons ATGCCGAGGATATTGAACTCCACCGTCCCGTTTTCCCATATGGTCCAACGTGATATGAAAAATCTGGCCTGCTTAAGCTCCAGCCCAATGTCCCACACGGACAGCAAACGAGGAGACCTGGATAAAAATTATCAGCAGACCAATTTCATCCTGTGGATAAATCAGGGAACTGCTTATCATGGGTGTACACACGGCACGGAGAAACAGTCCATCATTGCTCAAGCAGAGT GCGAGTCACAGGATTCCCAAGAGTTCTGTCCTAATGGCAG CCACAAAAACCGCGTGCACGTTAGCGTCTCCTCTTCGTCCCTTCTGAGCTCTGTCTCTCACGGTCGGCCCAGGAAGAAACGGCGTAAGAGACAGCGGCGGATACGAGTGGAGAAAGAAAGCCAAGAAAGAGATGGAGTTAGAGGACTCACCGGAGTGCCAGAACAGGACAGTGGACTTGTTCAG GTTGCAGACTCAGTGTGCAGCAGTAGCAGTTCATACCCCAGCCGTGCCCTTATCACAGAACGGGTGTCTGTGCAGGAAACAGAAGCCCCGTCGTACCCTTATCAGTGTGAGGCCCGACAGACCTCCTTCCCGCGACAGTCCTCCTGCCAGAGATACACTCAAGAGAGCGAGACCGAATGCCCACTGGGTGTTACGGCCCTCAGGGACTTTGTCACAACAGAAGACCGTTTCTTTGCACACGGCTTTGTCAAAGATGTCTTGagagaggacagagagagagacgaggATGAACGAGAGGAGAGCGACAAGAATGAAGGCATTCTTTTTAAAGAG GGGCTACAACCGGTGAATTTTGAGTACAGAGAGGGACGGGAGTATGAACGCTGTGCGTTTCTGAAGGAGGGATCATTTGGAGAGGTCTTCAGCGTCAAAGACAAAGGCACTGGTTTCATGTGCGCCGCCAAAAAG gtgccATTGGTGAGTTTCAGCAGCGAGGAGGTGGGCTCGTGGAGTGTCCTACAGTCTCCTCGGGTGGTGGAATTCTTTGGAGTGGTGCGTGAAGGTCCGTCCATCATCCTGTTCATGGACCTTAAATCCA GTTCTGTAGGGCAGCTGTTGGTGGAAAGAGGACGTCTGCCGGAAGATTTGTCCCTGCACTACCTTCATCAGGTAGCGGGGGCGCTAGATCACCTGCATAGGAAGCGTGTCCTTCACCTCGATATCAAAG CGGATAACGTTTTGCTGTCAGAGGATGGGAAAGATGCATTCCTGTGTGACTTTGGACAATCAGAAAGAACAGACCAACAAGGACGCAGTTTTTGTCGGG GGCTGAAAGGCACAGAGACTCACATGGCACCTGAAGTGGTGATGGCTGAACCCCGCTCTTCAAAAGCAGATATTTGGAGTAGCTGTTGTATGCTTTTGCACATGCTCAATGGCTGTCATCCATGGACCCGCTATTATTCCCGCCCACTCTGCCTCAAG ATAGCTACAGAACCTCCACCGCTGAGAGAAATCCCACATGACTGCAGCTCACACACTGCTGATGTCATAAAGGCAGGACTGCAGAAAGATCCAAACCAGCGAGTGTCTGCCATTGACCTCATCGCTAAAACGGCTAAAGCACTCAAAGAAG TTGGAGGATTTAGCAGCCCGGCAAGAGGAGGGACTTATCAGAAACCTTTGGGAAGGCCAGAGGAACCGGACTCCGCCCATTCGACCACACCCACCACATCACAAAACACCGCTTCCTCTCATAGCTCTAAGCTGCAGTGGATGAGCTCAGAGCAGAATAGGAGAGATGATGCCGAGAAACAGGTTGAGAAACCAGATGAGGGATCACAGTGGAAACAGACAGAGGATAGAAGAGATGAAGGTCAATCTCCTCCACAGTCACTGATCCACATTCAAGCCCCATCACCTGAGCCTCAGATAAACAATAAGACAGAGACAGAACCTACAGGAACCAATGAGCAATGGAGACTGGAGAGAG ATTTCTACCTGAGCAGTCTTTCCCTGCCACACTCTCCTGAGTTACAGGAGCAACTGCTGTCCTGCCTGAGTAGCGATTGCATTTCCACCAGAGAATACTGGGACAAG GATTCAGGACGCTGGTCAGACAGCCTTGGAGATGACCTCAGCTCGGGTGTGTTTTCCTACAACAGCCAACAGGATGGCCAAAGCTTCAACAGAGACTGGCTCGTCCCCACACATCATCCTCCTCGTTGCTTTGAGG GGGTGGATGTTCACATCAGAGACTTCAACGGGAAATGCCTTCATATTCGGGAGACTCCAAGAGTGAATATAGGCCACATTGCAAAAGGAATCAGTGATCAG atctcaGAGAAAGTGTTCAGTCTACAAACCGAGAATGGCTGCTCAGTGGTCCATGAAAAAGAAGTTTCAGAAGGCAGCCTGTTCTTGCGTTGTGTTTCCGCTCCTGACTGCAGCCACTATCATCAAAATGGACACACCCCTTGCTGCACAATGGCATGGAGCTGGAGGATCAAAGATGGGGTCCTTGAGACTAGAGACTGA
- the LOC130426953 gene encoding apoptosis regulator BAX-like — translation MAAPLGGGDKGNGNDQILDLGAALLQNFVYERVRRHGDGDAETTRNYLGAVELCDPNHKRLAQCLQKIGDELDGNVQLQGMLNDSGLQPTKDVFIKVALEIFSDGKFNWGRVVALFYFACRLVIKAISTKIPEIIRTIINWTMTYIQEHVINWIREQGGWEGISSYFGTPTWQTIGVFLAGVLTTVLVIRKM, via the exons ATGGCAGCGCCGTTGGGTGGAGGCGATAAGG GCAATGGCAATGACCAGATATTAGACTTGGGAGCTGCACTTCTTCAAAA CTTCGTATATGAGCGGGTTCGCCGCCATGGTGACGGTGATGCTGAGACAACCCGGAATTACCTGGGAGCTGTGGAGTTGTGCGACCCCAATCATAAACGTCTTGCACAGTGTCTGCAGAAAATTGGAGATGAGTTGGATGGAAATGTGCAGCTGCAGGG GATGTTGAACGACTCTGGTCTTCAACCTACTAAAGACGTCTTTATAAAAGTTGCCCTCGAAATTTTCTCGGATGGAAAGTTCAACTGGGGCAGGGTGGTGGCACTTTTCTACTTTGCATGTCGGCTTGTCATCAAG GCTATTTCAACAAAGATTCCTGAAATCATCAGAACCATCATAAACTGGACCATGACCTACATTCAGGAACATGTGATTAACTGGATCAGGGAACAGGGTGGATGG GAGGGAATTTCCTCTTACTTCGGGACCCCCACATGGCAGACCATTGGGGTCTTTTTGGCTGGAGTCCTTACCACTGTGCTGGTGATCCGCAAAATGTGA
- the rps11 gene encoding 40S ribosomal protein S11, giving the protein MCCPFTSRLAKMADIQNERSYQKQPTIFQNKKRVLTGEGSAKEKLPRYHKNVGLGFKTPREASEGTYIDKKCPFTGNVSIRGRILSGVVTKMKMQRTIVIRRDYLHYIRKYNRFEKRHKNMSVHLSPCFRDVTVGDIVTVGECRPLSKTVRFNVLKVTKAAGAKKQFQKF; this is encoded by the exons ATGTGTTGTCCTTTTACGTCTCGGCTTGCGAAGATGGCGGACATACAG AATGAGAGGTCTTATCAGAAACAGCCCACCATCTTCCAGAACAAAAAGCGGGTTCTGACCGGCGAAGGAAGTGCCAAAGAGAAGCTCCCACGTTACCACAAAAACGTTGGGTTAGGCTTCAAAACCCCAAGAGAG GCAAGCGAAGGCACTTACATTGACAAGAAATGCCCCTTTACCGGAAATGTGTCCATCAGAGGCCGGATTCTTTCCG GTGTGGTTACCAAGATGAAGATGCAGAGGACCATCGTCATCAGGCGGGATTACTTGCATTACATTCGCAAGTATAACCGTTTTGAGAAGAGACACAAGAATATGTCTGTTCACCTCTCTCCATGCTTCAG GGATGTGACGGTCGGTGACATCGTTACAGTTGGAGAATGCCGACCTCTTAGCAAGACAGTGAGGTTTAATGTCCTGAAGGTCACCAAAGCAGCTGGTGCCAAGAAGCAGTTCCAGAAGTTCTAG
- the LOC130426334 gene encoding apoptosis regulator BAX-like isoform X1 — MAAMSAEGFTGIDPVLDLGTTLLKNFIYVQVCRSGDSFIAEVTRRQLGALELSDPHHKRLLQCLQKIYDELDGNVGLQMMLNDSGLQPTQEVFTKVAREIFSDGKFNWGRVVALFYFACRLVTKANSTKNPEIIRTIINWTMSFIQEHVINWIREQGGWEGILSKSGAPTWHIIGVLIAGILATLLVICKT; from the exons ATGGCAGCAATGTCAGCTGAAGGTTTTACAG GCATTGATCCGGTACTAGACCTGGGAACTACACTTCTCAAAAA CTTCATCTATGTGCAGGTTTGTCGCAGTGGAGACTCTTTTATTGCTGAAGTAACCCGAAGACAGCTGGGTGCCCTGGAGTTGAGTGACCCTCATCATAAACGTCTTCTACAGTGTTTGCAGAAAATTTACGATGAGTTGGATGGAAATGTAGGGCTGCAGAT GATGTTGAACGACTCTGGTCTTCAACCCACTCAGGAAGTCTTTACAAAAGTTGCTCGCGAGATTTTCTCAGATGGAAAGTTCAACTGGGGCAGGGTGGTGGCACTTTTCTACTTTGCATGTCGGCTTGTCACAAAG GCTAATTCAACAAAGAATCCTGAAATCATCAGAACCATCATCAACTGGACCATGTCGTTCATTCAGGAACATGTGATTAACTGGATCAGGGAACAGGGTGGATGG GAGGGAATTCTCTCTAAATCCGGCGCCCCCACATGGCACATCATCGGGGTCCTAATTGCAGGAATTCTCGCCACTCTCCTGGTGATTTGCAAAACTTGA
- the LOC130426334 gene encoding apoptosis regulator BAX-like isoform X2, translating to MAALSVEGYTGIDPVLDLGTTLLKNFIYVQVCRSGDSFIAEVTRRQLGALELSDPHHKRLLQCLQKIYDELDGNVGLQMMLNDSGLQPTQEVFTKVAREIFSDGKFNWGRVVALFYFACRLVTKANSTKNPEIIRTIINWTMSFIQEHVINWIREQGGWEGILSKSGAPTWHIIGVLIAGILATLLVICKT from the exons ATGGCAGCACTCTCAGTTGAAGGCTATACAG GCATTGATCCGGTACTAGACCTGGGAACTACACTTCTCAAAAA CTTCATCTATGTGCAGGTTTGTCGCAGTGGAGACTCTTTTATTGCTGAAGTAACCCGAAGACAGCTGGGTGCCCTGGAGTTGAGTGACCCTCATCATAAACGTCTTCTACAGTGTTTGCAGAAAATTTACGATGAGTTGGATGGAAATGTAGGGCTGCAGAT GATGTTGAACGACTCTGGTCTTCAACCCACTCAGGAAGTCTTTACAAAAGTTGCTCGCGAGATTTTCTCAGATGGAAAGTTCAACTGGGGCAGGGTGGTGGCACTTTTCTACTTTGCATGTCGGCTTGTCACAAAG GCTAATTCAACAAAGAATCCTGAAATCATCAGAACCATCATCAACTGGACCATGTCGTTCATTCAGGAACATGTGATTAACTGGATCAGGGAACAGGGTGGATGG GAGGGAATTCTCTCTAAATCCGGCGCCCCCACATGGCACATCATCGGGGTCCTAATTGCAGGAATTCTCGCCACTCTCCTGGTGATTTGCAAAACTTGA